caaaccccaaaattcccaaaccccaaattcccaaaccccaaaattccaaattttgaattcccaaaccccaaaattcccaaattctaAAATCCCACTTCTCattgcccaaaatcccattttagttcaccaaaaatcccatttctcctccaataaaaaccccattttttgtGCCCCAATAATCCCATTTTTTGTGCCCtaataatctgattttttgccctaaaaacctcattttttgccctaaaaaccccattttttttccctaaatcccgtttttttccccaaacaccccaaaattttaattttttccccaaattcccattttttcccccggACCCACATCCCGTCGGGTTTCTGGGCGTCCCACTCCCTCCTCCAGGCGCCGCGGGCGTCGCGGTGCcgctgccccaaaccccaaaatccccaaaccccaaaatccccaaaccccaaaattcccaaattctaAAATCCCACTTCTCattgcccaaaatcccattttagtttaccaaaaatcccatttctcctCCAATAGAAACCCCATTTTTTGTGCCCTAAAACCCCCATTTTGTGccctaaaaaccccatttttttccctaaaacccccattttttgccctaaaaccccattttttttcctaaatccccgttttttcccccaaattttgttttctccccAGACCCACATCCCGTCGGGTTTCTGGGCTCCCACTCCCTCCTCCAGGCGCCGCGGGCGTCGCGGTGCCGCTGCAGCCGCTCGCGGTCGATGCGCTCCCGCTGcctccaaaccccaaaatccccaaaccccaaaatccccaaaccccaaaattccaaattctgaatcccaaaatcccatttcactttaccaaaaatcccatttctcctccaataaaaaccccattttttgtGCCTAAACCCCaataatcccattttttttcccctaaaaccCCCATTTTGTGccctaaaaaccccattttttgccctaaaaaaaccccatttttttccctaaatccccgttttttcccccaaattttgttttttccccagacCCACATCCCGTCGGGTTTCTGGGCGTCCCACTCCCTCCTCCAGGCGCCGCGGGCGTCGCGGTGCCGCTGCAGCCGCTCGCGGTCGATGCGCTCCCGCTGcctcaaaccccaaaattccaaaaccccaaaatccccaaaccccaaaattcccaaaccccaaaattcccaaattctgaAATCCAAATTctgaaatcccaaaatcccatttcagTTTaccaaaatcccatttctcctccaataaaaaccccattttttgtGCCCCaataatcccatttttttcccctaaaaccCCCATTTTGTGccctaaaaaccccattttttgccctaaaaaccccatttttttttcctaaaaccccgttttttcccccagacCCACATCCCGTCGGGTTTCTGGGCGTCCCACTCCCTCCTCCAGGCGCCGCGGGCGTCGCGGTGCCGCTGCAGCCGCTCGCGGTCGATGCGCTCCCGCTCGCGCTTCCAGCGCTCGTACTCGGCGCGCTGCCGGCCCGTCATCCAGAGCGTGGGGTCcagcgggacccccgggacccccgggacccccgggacccccggccgggccgcgccgcgccgcgcctgCGGGAGACAGAGACAGAGGTCAGGGCGGAGCGGCAAAAAACCCCGCAGGAATCGGGccgaaaatggggaaaatacaaaataaaatacccaaaaaaaccccGCAGGAATCGGCccgaaaatggggaaaatataaaataattaccaaaaaaaccccgCAGGAATCGGgctgaaaatggggaaaatacaaaataaataccaaaaaaaccccagtgagGATTGGgctgaaaatggggaaaatacaaaataattaccaaaaaaaaccaccagggaaaatacaaaataaatacccaaaaaaccccGCAAGAATCGGGgtgaaaatgggggaaaatacagattaaataccaaaaaaaaccccacaagaaTCGGgctgaaaatggggaaaatacagattaaatacccaaaaaaaccccGCAGGAATCGGgctgaaaatggggaaaatacaaaataaatacccaaaaaatggggaaaatcccaaaaaagcCGCTAAGAAAACTCctcaaaaatggagaaaatccaaaaaaaaaaaacccaaaaatggggaaaatcccaaaaaaaaaaaaaaccccaaaaatggggaaaatcccaaaaaaaaaccccaaaaatggggaaaatcccaaaaaagcTGCCAAGAAAACTCctcaaaaatggggaaaatcccccccaaaaaaaaaccctaaaaatggggaaaatcccaaaaaaaaaaacccaaaaatggggaaaatcccaaaaaaagccGCCAAGAAAACTCCTcaaaaattgggtttttttgggggatttttgggacatTCTTTTCgggtttttgggaatttttggagattttttaggcagattttttaggatttttttaaattttgggatttttggggtacCCAGCACAGCCCGGCCCAGGTCGGCgcccccccaaatttgggatttttgggggatatttgggatattttggggtatttttgggggatattttggattttttgggggatttttttgaatttttgggggtatttttggggtattttggaggatattttgggggatattttggctttttggagggattttttgggggatattttggatattttggggtatttttaggggtatttttggggggatattttggggtatattttggatattttggggtaCCCACCGCGGCCCGGCCCAGGTCGGCGCCCCCCCaaatctgggatttttgggggatattttggatatttttgggtgggttttttgggggatttttttcattttttgggggatattttggggtacTTTTTGGGGGGATGTTTTCGGGgatattttggatatttttgggggaatattttggatatttttgggggtattttttgggggatttttttcatttttggggggatgttttgggggatattttggatatttttgggggatattttggatatttttgggggaatattttggatatttttgggggtattttttgggggattttttttcatttttgggggatattttggggtaattttgggatattttgggggtattttggggtattttggggtattttggggtaattttgggatattttgggggtattttggggtaattttgggatattttggggtgttttttggatgttttggggtatttttgggggtatttttgggggatatttggatattttggggtatttttgggatattttggggtgtttttttggatattttggggtaCCCACCGCGGCCCGGCCCAGGTCGGCGCCCCCCCAaagctgggatttttgggggatattttggatattttggggtatttttggggtatttttggggggatattttggggtatattttggatattttggggtaCCCACCGCGGCCCGGCCCAGGTCGGCGCCCCCCCAaagctgggatttttgggggatattttggatatttttgggggtatttttgggggtatttttttcattttttgggggtatattttggggtaattttggggtaattttggggtattttggatATTTCGGGGTACCCACCGCGGCCCGGCCCAGGTCGGCGCCCCCCCAaagctgggatttttgggggatattttggatattttggggtatttttgggggtatttttggggggatattttggggtatattttggatattttggggtaCCCACCGCGGCCCGGCCCAGGTCGGCGCCCCCCCAGTTGCGCTGGTGCCGCCGGCGCTccccccgggctcggggccGCGGCGCCGCGGATCGTCCAGAAAGTTCCGCACCGGGTTCCGCTCCGGGgagcccctcctgccagcaAAGGCCTGACTGGGCatactgggacagactgggagggactggg
The sequence above is drawn from the Lonchura striata isolate bLonStr1 chromosome 31, bLonStr1.mat, whole genome shotgun sequence genome and encodes:
- the CCDC9 gene encoding coiled-coil domain-containing protein 9: MDFAVAFSQAAALEKDAELDRRIAALRRKNEALVRRYQEIEEDRRRAEREGGFCPSMPSQAFAGRRGSPERNPVRNFLDDPRRRGPEPGGSAGGTSATGGAPTWAGPRPGVPGVPLDPTLWMTGRQRAEYERWKRERERIDRERLQRHRDARGAWRREWDAQKPDGMWVWGKKRGFRKKKWGF